GCTGCAGACACTAAGGGAGCAGGACATGTGTGGCCACACAAGGAAGGGAGACGAGTGCGCTCCAAGCAGGAGCgcatcgcgtcacttccggttcctgaaccgcatggtggaacgcaaagCGCTACTTCCGGGATTCGGCAGGAGTAATGAGTAGATAGAACTATGACCTGTGACGCTCAAACAGAGCCGTGGAGCCTGACTATGGCATAGAGGGGCAGAGAGAGCTCATATTATGAAACAGGGCAGAGTGTATTGAACAGAATGTAGAATGACAATAAGTGACACATCATATGACACAATGAATAACGGCCCCAGAGGAGACCACATACAGCACTACAATATTAAGCATATTAATGAGTGAAATATATGGAAATAtatagacaaaaaatatatatacccacaGTGATGCCTATaacgatatatgtatatatatatagatgtctaAAGTGAATAAGGTACAGACACCGCTGTACATATAGGGAAAAGAACtatgtgatgtgtgtgtgtgggtgcgtGTGGACGCACGAGCGCAAAGGAGAAGTAACACATATGCGCACGTGAGTGCACACGCACACAGACACAAAAAAGTGCATAAATGTGTATGGATAAATAACCTACACTAATGGAAAAgagattttaaaatgcaataaaaGCATAAAGGTGAAAAACGTAATAAACTAATACATGTGACAAGTGTAATATACGTGTAAATACACCATAAAGTGCAAATGCGAAATCATGGTCAAATGAACCAAGACGTAGACACATCTGTGGGGTCCTCGACGGCAATAGGCATGAATGGAGAGAAGGGGAAAGGAGAGATGCAGAATCCCGAGTATCGATGGCAGCAAAGAGCTCTTTGCTCCAGCTTTTTAGGTGTGGCTGCCATCGATACTCGGGATTCTGCGTCTCTCCTTTCCCCTTCTCTCCATTCATTTACACGTATATTTTTTGTCTATATATTTCCATATATTTCACTCATTAATATGCATAATATGAGCTCTCTCTGCGCCTCTATGCCATAGTCAGGCTCCACGGCTCTGTTTGAGCGTCACAGGTCATAGTTCTATCTACTCATTACTCCTGCCGAATCCCGGAAGTAGCGctttgcgttccaccatgcggttCACCTacaggaaccggaagtgacgcgatgcgctccagcttggagcgcacttGTCTCCCTTCCTTGTGTGGCCACACATGTCCTGCTCCCTTAGTGTCTGCAGATGCTCTCTATTTACCAGCTACTCTCTTGGCTATATAAGCCATCCTATCAGGCCCCTTTCCATACACACctccccctgaagaagccttGCGTGAAACGTACGTTGGGGTTGCTGGAGAACTACACAGGAATTTTGTCTATGGCTTTACAGTGAACTATTTTAGCTTCTGCTATCCATGTACTCTGCTATATTTGCACTCTGCACTTTATATGTATATCTTGGTTACCATATATGATACCTTTACCTAGCTTCTATAGTTTTGCCTGACTATATGTATTTTTGATATCCTGTTTGGCCCACATGCACATTAGTGCTATATTTATATACTCATTGTCTGTATCTATTTGCCATTCTAGGTGTTAGTTGTGCTCCGTGTCATTTTGTGTGCTCATTTTCCACCATCTACTGttttctctgtgcttttattgtgatttgtctcatatggagacgctaataaaatttatatatttataatattattGAGTGCGAGCCCTATTTTTCTCTCTTTGGCGTACTACCATACGTGCTGGCTCTGCACGGGTACTCACTTCTGCGAGTCATTCATTATTGGTGCCTATGTATAAGAGTAGGTCTAGGTAATGTCCAGAAATGACATAGGCCCCATGAAAGTGCAGTAGGTGGTCACACAAGCTTTAGCTAATCCTAGCAGTGGACACTCTCAGCCACAATCCGATTGGTACTGGTAAAAATAAGTGAAAACCTGGTGTTCATTCAGTAATTATGTTCCCCAAAGTGTGAAAAGTTTGTTAAGCATATGGGTGACATAGAGCATATGTTAGGGCCATACAATGGTCGTATACTCAGGTGGTGTGTACATGTTCATGCCAAATTTGCTTCCATTCATGATATCTATCCTATACACTTTGGGGCAGCTTGTGTTGTCTGTTTGGGCTGTATTACTGTATGGTCAGAATAGAAACACCTTTCACTATCTCTACAAGGGAGTAAATTCTGGGAACTTTGTAGACTAAGAACTCCTGAAAAAGTTATACAAGTAAATGTGATTCTCTTGCTAAATTGTACATTATCCTGTGTTATTACATTTCCGATTTACTTTGTTTCCTGATCCTGACCTTCTATTGTTTTAGTAAACCTTAAATGATTAATACAAAATAATTTGCtttgggaaaataataaaattatgtttAATTTTCTAGGTGAAGATGGGTTGAGCAGCTCCCATGGATACTTCAATTTATCTTCCTACCATGAAGTAGAAGATAATACCACGCAAGCAAATTCAATAACTCCTAATGTACCCTCAGTCTTTCAAAGCGAAGATCTATCCACCGACACCACTGGTCACAAGAAAAGTTTGTCTAATCAATCACTGATTGGCAAAACCAGAATTAAACAGAAATGTgggaaacatttaaaaaaaatatctaatctTTCTTTGCATAAGAGAAATCATCACAAATCATTTTCATGctctgaatgtgggaaatcttttacCAGGAAATCCATTCTAGttggacatcagagaactcacacaggagagaagccttattcatgttcagaatgcggaaAATATTTTTCCACAAAATTCATTCTAGTTGGACATCAGAggactcacacaggagaggagctgcattcatgttcagaatgtgggaaacgttttAGTCAGAAATCGCACCTTtatagacatcagagaactcacactggggagaagccatttccatgtcctgaatgtgggaagtgttttagtgaGAAGTCATATCTTGTGGGCCATCTAAGAATCCActtaggggagaagccattttcatgttcagaatgtgggaaatgttttagccgTCAATCACATATTATTcagcatcagagaactcacacaggggagaagccattttcatgttcagaatgtgggaaatgttttagccgTCAATCACATTTTATTcatcatcagagaactcacacaggggagaagccattttcatgttcagaatgtgggaagagtTTTAGTACAAAATggtatcttgttacacatcagaaaactcacacaggtGAGAAGCCATTTATGTgccctgaatgtgggaagtgttttcgtGCGAAATCAATCCTTGTagaacatcagagaagtcacactggGGGGAAGCCATTTatgtgtcctgaatgtgggaagtgttgcaGTGGGAAATCGCAACTTGTTGCACATCAGcgagttcacacaggggagaagccattttcatgctcagaatgcggTAAATGTTTTAGTCTGAAATCACATCTTGctgcacatcagagaattcacacaggggagaagccatttgtgTGTTTAGAATGTTGGAAGTATTTTGGTCTGAAGGCATTGCTTATAAAACAtctaagaactcacacaggagagaagccattttcatgttcaaaatgtgggaagtcttttagtcagaaatcaactCTTTCTAGACATGAGAGAACTCACTCATAGGAGTAGCCATTTTAATGTTTAGATTGTAGGAAATGTGGAGCTTTATTGTAGGACCTGCAGCCTTCTGCTTATTAACTTCATGTGGTTTTACGAGACTTTAATaccgatgacctattctcaggatagctcatcagtacctGAACAATGGAAATCCAACTGCTGGAACGCCCACTAATGAACTGTTGGAGAAGGCATcagcgctcacagtagcgccgctgccttctttcttctaggccagtgacaacacattcattggtcacgtggcctaggcgcagctcatccccatagaagtgaataggactgagcttcaattccaaacacagccgctatactatgtatggcactgtgcttggtgagctgagagaagtccgtggtgctcacaggagctctggtgccttttcaaatagctgatcagtaggggtcccgggtgttggacccccacgatcagatactgattacctattctgAGTATAGGTTATCCGTATTAAAGTCTTTGAAAACCacttttaaccccttgaggatcAATGTCATGTACTGTACAGACAGATTTACTAAAAACCAGCACTAAACCTTTGTGACATTGTGATCACATTGGCACTACTGCTGTGCCCGCAAGAGTAGGACCACAGGTATAATACATGGCCATCATTCTGGCTGCACAACATAGATCACTGATCACtgtttaactccctgcctgctgtTTTCAaagctgattggggggggggggggggggaagcaaatGATCATCCCATTTGATGTCATTTAGACATGATGGAATTTCTGATACAAATTTGCCATCTTACTGGTCAGGAGGAGTACGGAAcatgttgttttattttttggtcatTTTCCTATCTGTATGATTACATAATAGAAGAGAATATATAGggacaaatgctttaaaatggcaaccaaaacctgaaagacttagaagaaagcgaaaaactaccattcgaatggatagaagaatagccaaaatggcaaggactcagccaacaatcagctccaggaagatcaaagaaggtctgaagttacctgtgagtactgttacaattagaagacacctatgtgaagccaagctatctacaAGAAGcctcgcaaagtcccactgttgaataaaagacgtgctgaagaggttacaatttgccaagtaGCACAGtgacggcctaaagagacattttgtggactgatgaaagtaagattgttctttttgggtctagtggccggagacagtttgtcagacgacccccaaacactgatttcagccacagtacactgtgaagacagtgaagcatggtgggcaagcatcatgatatggggatgtttctcatactacggtgtcgggcctatttatcgcagaccagggatcatggatcagtctgaatacatcagaatacttgaagaggtcatgctgccttatagtGAAGAGGAAATACCCTTGAAATggatgttccaacaagacaacgaccccaaacacaccagtaaacgtgcaacatcttggttccagaccaacaagattgatgttatggagtggtcagcccaatccccggatctaaatccaatagaaaacttgtggggtgacatcaaaaatgcagtttctgaggcaaaaccaagaaatagagaagaactgtggaatgtagtccaatcatcctgggctggaatacctgatcacaggggccagaaggtggtgactccgagcaacacagatgtccagcagttctcagagacaccggttatacaactaaatattagtgaagtcattcaaaggaaagcaaaatcttcaaacatttttcagtttatatagtgaaggtttgagtttgtaaagaagaatacaaacactgctattttttttgaacaatctaatattcacttttcttcaatttttttagaggaacaacacaaatttgatatatttttcttcatgcttTGATTTGCAATagtatgtgtagtgttcccaatgcatttgtgtgtatggaaataaaagctaatggaagaattttgagctttatttacttttttaaacacactgctattattttgaaccccTGCCTGGGGTGCTAcagtccagaagcaatgagcactgccatcaatacagatggaagcgctcattgctggagtgcaGGGAGCTGCGTCCTGTCACTCACCACTCAGCTCCACGCGATCCTCCCCTTTCCCAGGCCggcggcgctctgaatggtgaagcaggaagacttctccccgcttcaccattcagcctgcagacatagATCGcactgccggcctgtgtgggcagagccggcagcctggaaatctgcataagctccgcccacacagtgctgccgagcgatctgtgtctgcaggggagagaggactgtgagcttcaggaacgggacaaggtgaataGGTACTGTGTGTTTTTGTTAACACAGAGGATGCACAATGAGTATTTctcctctggagggggcacaatgggcattagaaatgtgaaggggcacagtggacaTTTCTACCatggaaggggcacaatgggcatttctattatagagggggcacagtgcacagagggcattactactatgaagggggcacagttttttttactgttaaaggggcacaatgggcattactagcacagagggtattactactagtgttgatcgtgaatattctaatcgcaattttttttattgcgactcgacactttgagaattcgaagatctagaaaatagtgctatatcttcgtaattgcgaatactctagatttttttccatcagtatccatgtgatccctcactgcttcttgcttatgggccaatgagaaggctgcaatatctttgtttgagcttagcaacatccctagcaaccaaaaagttgcctaccccttactatataggagaCTCCCCAGcaaccattttctgcagtttttttgcagttctgagagagagagcagtgtcattgctgtgctctgtgctttgttgagtcattacattagatagctagttagctcatatacagtactatcgtctgtacttgttctggcctcaccattcgtactgcctaaaaccagtgtaggccgcaaatgtactttctagcacaaaaaattagcatttgtcacccaacaatgtaacagacgaattagtgaaatgtatttccttgtccactaagtagagcaggggtatatcacagcccaaaattagtgaatgtcacccaacaatgtaacagacaaattggtgaaatgtatttccctgtccactatgtagagcaggggtatatcatagccaaaaatttgggaatttccctgtccacaatgtagagcaggggtacatCACAGCCAACaatttgggatatgtcacccaacaatgtatcagacaaattagtgaaatgacttaaaagaacataaaatacgtaaaaataaaaaattataatcttgatctaggaggtggaggtccatatgaagtaggaggttgaggagtcggtggacgtagcggtgtaggtggaagcggcggtggaggaggtagccaacactggtttttggttttatttatttattttttcaaaattgggtacaccccaaaacattgggaaatattaaaaatacaaaaatgagaaagtgcactggagtataacaatggctgggtaaggtctattctgcacaaggtacggacaagtcctgtgggatccatgcctggttcattttaatgaacgtgagcttgtccacattggctgtggacaggtgtctgtgcttgtctgtgatgacgccccctgccgtgctaaacacacgttcagataatacactggttgcagggcaggccagcacctccaaggcgtaaagggcaagctcaggccacgtgcccaatttggagacccaaaagttgaagggggcagacccgtcagtcagtacgtgtaggcgtgtgcacacatactgctccaccatgttggtgaaatgctgcctcctgctacaaCGTTCCATATcatctggtggtgctggttgttgtggcgtgctgacaaagcttttccacatttcggccatgctaatcctgccttctgagttgctggcggtgccccagctgcgttggcgacctattCCTCTTCTTCTGCCTAGCCTTGTGccaccgctgtcaggtgggaatgccatcagcagtgcaTCTACCCGCGTGCgcatgtactcgcgcatcttacgatcacgctccagtgacggtatTAAGGACGGTaccttgtccttgtaatggggatccagcaacgtggccacccagtaatcagcacaagtgagAATGTGgtcaactctgcggtcgttgtggagacactgcagcgtgtagtcgctcatgtgtgccaggctgcccagaggcaacgaaaagctgtcctctgtgggaggtgtatcgtctgtgtcctctgtatcccccccatccacgcaccagtgatggccatgagctggtctgggtgccaccctgctgtgaacatggttcctcctcctccctctcctcctcctcatcatcctccagaactctgccctggctggacaattgtgtacctggcgtttgtgggtgcaggaacccaccctcggagccacttgtgaatgactggcctgaaacccttgcaaatgatccctcttcctcctcctcctgtgtcacatcctcttcgattatcgcccgaagtgttttttcaaggaggcatagaagtgggatagtaacgctgagaacggcataataggcactggccatgttggtggagtactcgaaacagcgcaacaaggcacacaggtctcacatggaggcccagtcattggtggtgaagtggtgctgttccgcagagcgattcacccgtgctgcagctgaaactccactatcgcctgctgctgctcgcacagtctggccagcatgtgcaaggtggagtttgaccttgtgggcacatcccatatgaggcggtgagcgggaaggccgaagttacgctgcagcactgacaggcgagtagcagcagggtgagaacgccgaaagcgcgcacagacgacccgcacagctctgacatattggggtaatttttaaggaatttctgcaccaccaaattcagcacatgcgccaggcaagggatgtgcgtcaaaccagctaggcccagagctgctacgagatttcgcccattatcgcacaccaccaggccgggtttgaggctcactggcaccaaccactcatcggtctgttgttccatgcccgtccacagctcctgcgcggtgtggggtttgtcccccagatacgttttaaaactgcctgctgtcgtttacccctggcagtgctgaagttggtggtgaaggtgttacgctgaccggatgaagaggcggtagaggatgaggaagtggagtaagaggaggaagcaacaggaggcaaagagaagcgccctgcaatcttcggtggtggaaggacatgtgccaaactgctatccgtctcaggcccagccgccactgcatttacccagtgtgctgttagggagatataacgtccctgaccatgcttactggtccatgtatccgtagttaggtggaccttgccacagatggtgttgcgcagtgcacacctgattttgtcccccacttggtgggGATAGCTCGGCTTGGTGGGgagggctcacctggaaaagtagtggcggctgggcacgacgtactgtgggacagtcaccaccataaggcttttaaaactctccaattccaccagacggaatgacagcatttcaaaggccagtaattttgaaatgctggcattcagggccagggatcgcgggtgggtagggggatacttcctcttttgctccagtgtttgggagatagacagctgaacgcttccatgggacattgtagagatgcttggtgacccaggtggtggtgttgctggcacatcctctgtttgcggggtggcaggtggcactgtcactccagagggggatgaagaggccgagactgcagcagaagacgaagcaggaggagccagagacctttcttggtttttcaggtgtcttctccactgcagctcgttctTTGCActaagatgcctggtcatgcaggttgtgctcaggttgagaacgtttatacctcgcttcaggctctgattgcacaggatGCAAACCACTACTGTCTTGTCGTcagtacattgtctgaagaactgccacgccagggaacttcttggagctggtcttgatgtgctcggtcccttggtgcagtgggcagtagcagacatactgtctaggggacggccactccgcttttgcaccctgctccctcttctgctgtgctggtggctctgtgcgaccaccacctcttcctctgaactagacaggtcactcgcatgaccttgattccatgtggggtcgaggacctcatcgtcctccacatcatcttccacccagtcttcacccctgccctccttgtcggtctgcacactgcagaaagccacagcagttggcacttgtgtttcgtcatcatccgagacgtgctctaAGGAGCGCGGCCATCCTACGTCATCGCTGCGACCGCGTACGCAGGCACTGGCGGTGCGCGGCGGTTCGCGCGCCATACCAGACCATGCCATCAATCTAAATCCATACAGGTGAGGATTCACATCACCCGGCCCACTATTGATTTGACCATTATTCATTGGTCTAATACAAACCAGTCCGCCCACTCCTGTGACCATATATACCCGGCTATTTAGTTATTatcattaccccttgaaaaagctgacggcaaaacgcgcgtcggggcacggTCACACGGTGTTGTGGCAGATACTTGGGTCAGTATGCTTGATTTTCTGCCGATTGTATGTTAACTCAGTAAGGCAGTGTGTTTGACAATGTCCGTAGGATCCAGGGTCGGTATTCTGACTCTGTGACCATACATTGTGCACAGGATAACACTCTTTATATGCACTGATTGTATTCTCCCATATATActgttgcacttgcactttatttgtatGAATAGTAATTGCCATACACCCGAAGTCTGAACAAaatttttaaatgttcttaatgtCTGTGAGGCCAGAAATGGTTGTAACTCTGCAAGTACTAATAAAATTGATGATTATTTAAAAGCAATTATTGATGGAGTTATAATTTATGATTTTAATTGATCTATGGATTGGTTGCGTTAATGGTGATACTGGATCGCTGATATAGCAAGCTAAAGGGAAACAAGTGTTGGTtgtctataagctccttagtttgggatcaagccagtcgctcgtttatttatacgtGACACGGAGCAtccagtgagcagcgagtgttcacagcagcgccatcaaatggaggaGGGGAGTTCTGTTCTTAACACAAGTGGGTGGAGGGGTTAAAGGCTGTGCTAATGAGCGCTCTGCAATGGAAGCCTCATTAGTAACAGCCCATATAGGAAAATACCGGTAATTATTATTGCTGGTAGAAAAATATTACCGGCACCATTGCTGGTGAGATACCGGCCGGGGGGCAACCCTAGCGTCACAGCATGTTCTGTATGGTGGGTTTTTCATGCAgcactggctccatagaagtgaatggggctacgtgGAAAACGGAAGGCGTCCGGATGAAATGTGGTTTTCACTGTTGTTTGCtcggagatgtagattgttacttttcagtttttcttcacacaCATGAACAACACATGTAAGGCcttctgcacacgaccgtatggctttttcagtgttttgcgatccgttttttgtttcagtactgTTTCCGGTTCCGTTTTGTCGTTCAGGTTTtccgtttggtttctgttttttgcggatcggaa
The sequence above is a segment of the Bufo bufo chromosome 4, aBufBuf1.1, whole genome shotgun sequence genome. Coding sequences within it:
- the LOC120999688 gene encoding gastrula zinc finger protein XlCGF57.1-like isoform X2; this encodes MKYSQPGNRLLPFVAGRISIWSWRVSTRSTFFVYFFLDFCVSIVDSDVFCVPLQSIEAALSGAESEASASVQLKLPLELQFLIEGEIRKGEDGLSSSHGYFNLSSYHEVEDNTTQANSITPNVPSVFQSEDLSTDTTGHKKSLSNQSLIGKTRIKQKCGKHLKKISNLSLHKRNHHKSFSCSECGKSFTRKSILVGHQRTHTGEKPYSCSECGKYFSTKFILVGHQRTHTGEELHSCSECGKRFSQKSHLYRHQRTHTGEKPFPCPECGKCFSEKSYLVGHLRIHLGEKPFSCSECGKCFSRQSHIIQHQRTHTGEKPFSCSECGKCFSRQSHFIHHQRTHTGEKPFSCSECGKSFSTKWYLVTHQKTHTGEKPFMCPECGKCFRAKSILVEHQRSHTGGKPFMCPECGKCCSGKSQLVAHQRVHTGEKPFSCSECGKCFSLKSHLAAHQRIHTGEKPFVCLECWKYFGLKALLIKHLRTHTGEKPFSCSKCGKSFSQKSTLSRHERTHS
- the LOC120999688 gene encoding gastrula zinc finger protein XlCGF57.1-like isoform X1 is translated as MEEWEYLEEHKDLYKDVMMENPQSLTPPDPLIPPSLPPVKSSISQKPKTQGRAVRQDKGRQSDKTITSHSFRRSRYHLRNTSHRSLQDEGRQSDKTRAASPTRPSQAIHLEGEDGLSSSHGYFNLSSYHEVEDNTTQANSITPNVPSVFQSEDLSTDTTGHKKSLSNQSLIGKTRIKQKCGKHLKKISNLSLHKRNHHKSFSCSECGKSFTRKSILVGHQRTHTGEKPYSCSECGKYFSTKFILVGHQRTHTGEELHSCSECGKRFSQKSHLYRHQRTHTGEKPFPCPECGKCFSEKSYLVGHLRIHLGEKPFSCSECGKCFSRQSHIIQHQRTHTGEKPFSCSECGKCFSRQSHFIHHQRTHTGEKPFSCSECGKSFSTKWYLVTHQKTHTGEKPFMCPECGKCFRAKSILVEHQRSHTGGKPFMCPECGKCCSGKSQLVAHQRVHTGEKPFSCSECGKCFSLKSHLAAHQRIHTGEKPFVCLECWKYFGLKALLIKHLRTHTGEKPFSCSKCGKSFSQKSTLSRHERTHS